gaaaaataaatttaaatagaaaaactGCTTTCCATTTTCTACATAAATGACAGAAAAGTTATTGATAATGGTGTTAAAAGTGATTATTGATAATGGtaataaatacgagtaataaataagTGTGGTACTTTGTCATCTTCACCACATCAGAAAATGCAGTCTGCCTGATCTTTCAATTTGTCgccaaaatttttttaaaataaacctCAAACCCACACATACAAAACAATCACGCACACACAtatacaaaacacacacacatatacgcAAAACTAAATCATCTCTTTCCTTGCAAAAGCTTAACTAGTTATATCCCCCGATGCCTAGGCCGGCCTCGTTATATCCCCCAACTTATAGGCATAATTACATAGTACGTTATTACAGCTATTTAAAGATATTAGGTAACCATAAACTTGAATCGATTTCACATTGGGAGACAGCTCGAGTCTTTTTGACTATTCTTTTCTGAGCATAACTGTTATTTTAAGATCTGGACATAACAATGGCCCAaacagaaaaaaatatttttgctCAATGTTTTTAGAATCAGGACCGGACGTATCAGTTCAATGGACGATTCATGGTTCAACCGGTCGAACCGGATAAGCTGGTCTCcgtttaaaaacttttattttatatatctgAAAAATTAATGATGATATATTTTAAAGTTGAATTAATAACATCAAGTCATTCTAACACAATGATATTAGATCACATGTTTTTATATTCGCAAGTCAATTTTAAGATCAAATGTCTTTTTTGAAGCAATATATTTCTTGAATGGCAAGATTTTATTCTACAACAGGGAAGACATATCAATGGTCAAAGAATACTCCCGCCTGACACCTCAAATAATACTCCGGCATTTGACAGGTTGATATCACCCAACCCGAACCTATTACATAACTAGGTTGAGATTTTCAATTCTGACCTGAAACATATTAACCAGGACATAAACCATTGCGTCTTAAACAATGGGGTCAGGCTAGTTTACAAGTTGGGGGTTGACTTTGGTAGTTTGGCTCAAACAAGTAGATTCAAGATCAAATGGGTCTAAATGTCAACTTTTTTCAAGTAGCCTATATTTGAAGTTAtactactttttattaaaaaaaaaaaaactttcaaagaGTACCAAGTTAGCCGAATGACACAGTCACGtatcaaaaacatatacataatatGGTTTCAGGCTCATAAAATCCAACAAAGTGATTGGTTGATTCGAACCccaattttgttttaaatattacaaaGTGTACTTTTGATCATAGTACGATTTCTATTGGCCAATCCACTCAATagcttacaaaaaaaataacatggAATACATATCAAGGCTTAAAAATGATTGGTGCTGAGGGATTGCCTTatattattcatttaaaaaGGCAGATGGAATACAAAAAACCCTTATTATCGTTATGAGCTGCAAGATACCTCAAAAGATTCACAAGGTGATGAAGAGTACTGATTTTGGCGCTTTGAAAGGACTGCACTACTAATGAAATTTGCTGCTGACTGAATCATATGTTGGCACGTTTATAACTGGCGAAAAGTAGGCATATTTAGTTAAAGGCCAAAAGAGAAATagatcaaataaaaatataactagCATACAACTGTTAAGTTTAATTAACCTAAAGCCGGTCATATGGTAAAGTAAAAGAATTAGCTATACACATTACAGGCAAAGATCATCAAAAGTCGCCCAAAGTGTATATTTAGTGCATATAACCTCCAAACtcaatttataaaactttttaacaGATATCTTTAAAGCAATATAATTTGTATAATCACATTTATAGAACTAAACTTTTTGGTGTGAAATGTTTTTGGTCTGCCTAATCTGAACCATGCAATAAAGTACCCATTTCAACCAGCAACCTAACCGCCCATATTTTCACATGGCGTATTTAAAATTAATGGAAATTACCATCTCCATGAGATGCCATGGTGAGAGGAGAAGAAAGAAGCTTTTTTGCAATAGAAGTGATGTCATTAGCTGATACTTCATCAATGGCTTTAAGGAACTGATCAACAGGTTTCCTAGTAAAGATGGAAGGAATCATAACGTTAGGGTAAAGTTTAGTAGGACCCATTAACAGTGGAGAGTGGACAGAGAAATGTTTTTGAAGTAAATACCTCTCCCCGTATGTCAATATTTGTCTACCTATATCTTCTGAAGCAACCATCTGCATATGAAGACCAGCCACAAGCACATTAAACATGATTCGGTAGATTAATAGAATAGTTGATCAGTCAAACACAAGCTAAGATTGCATACTCTTGATTCAAGGTTCATCAGAATGGCAGACTTGGTAGATTGCTTGGCACGATCCAGCTGTACCTGGTTGACTGAAAGATGGGTACATCAGTAATTTGTAACAGATGTAGAGGTGGCAGTTCTCTCATTGAattatgaatgggttgatttgggttgttTTTAATCTCAAATGTGGGACACATGAAAATTTCGGCTAAAAGGGAAATGGCTCTAACTGATCAAACGGGTTGAAAGCCACACGAAgtctatttttaatatataaacagGTAAATGGAGAGTGATCCCTATTCAGGCTACCCAGAGAAATTCAATCCTTTGGATCTGATGTACGCTGGCCTAACTGAAACTCACATGTCTGTTTCCTAGATTTTTCTACCTGCTCATCTCAAAATGTTTAGAACGGTTCATACCTGGGTCTCTTCAGAGACCTTCAGGATGTGTTGCCACTAAGCCACTTTGGAGATGATTctctaaattatatatatgtatatatatatacggtaaGGTTCATGTGGAAACCATACACATATGAACATATGTAATATTGGGTATAACTTGATATGTTCATACGTGacgaatttgttcacatatgaacatatcaaGTTATCATCTAAAGATTCTCATgcttcttccaattcaaaactTTGTCACCTAGCACAACTGAGCCCACCCATCATTTAACCTTTATAATTGGCATAGAACTCGGAAAGAGAGAGAGTTGAACTACTTACCTTCTCCATTTGTGGCAACTGCAATCAACTCTTTTGCTGCGATGTCAATGGCTTCCGATACAAAATTAGAACTCTGCAATACATTGATAAGCTCCATCATTTAAAGGAACAAAGCATATCATTTGGGATTCACCCAAATAATAGTTACAGCAGTTAATGAAACAAGGGGGAAAAAGGGAAACTAGATCAAGCAGAAAATCAAAGGAAAACAAACTTGGAAGGTAGACATGGCAATTTCATCCTGTTTGATTATGAGTTATATAATGGGTCGATTTGGAATGCCTTTCATCTCAAATTTATCAATAAAGCTTCCGTGAATTTGTGAAAAGGTCCAAAGTCCCCCATAATCTACTTTTAACCAAACGGGGTGAGTCAAAAAAGGTTAAAGGTCCCCCAAATCTACTTCTAACCCACACCGCCTCTTAATGTGATTTATTAGCAAATCTAAATTTTTATTGTCATGTAATAGTAGTGCTTCTATGTTTATATAATCATAAGTTACACATTAACAACTTATAAGGAGTtccaaaacatattaaaaaaaaggggggggggggggggtcctAGGGTTGACCGAACCGTTTTTTAGCATATACCGAAACAGGACCTGTTTTAACCCAAACGTAGATTCAACAGGTATTAAACATTATAAATGTCATGCTGTGGTGGCTTGGATACAAATGGATTTAATTATAACAGACAATGATATAATTAGAACATAAAGATGTCTTACTGTGGTAGCTTGGATCCCAAAAAGTGCAGAATGATTATAGATTGCATTGAATGCTGAAAATGACTGAATTTCAGGGTACTGATTCAAAACTCTGAGATCTGCTTACATAAATAATtctaaaagttataaatttggGAGTATAGTTGAAAGAGCTGAAaatttaaactatatatattgtaaacaGATCTAGATTTAATTATAACAGAATAATAAAATGAGCAACATCACATGTCAACAGGTAGAGCATAGGCGTCCAGCCCAGCTTGGTCAATGAGACCCTACTATGGCCACATACAGTTGATACTATGATTCAACATTCAACAATAAACGTGATATCATTAATTTGTCTAGATGTTCGCCTACCTAAAACCCTAATCCATTCATATTTAAAGACcatcttttattaaaagtttgtcTAGATGTACTTCTACCTAAACCCCTGGTTCATTCATATTTACAAAGTCTTGTGTCCCCAACAAATCCGTAATATTTAATGCAAGAGTGCATGTTCACAAGATGagaatacacatatataattatatatagttatggCAAAATTGATGAAGTCAAGTCAGTCAAGTAACTTACAAAGCCGCGAGTACATCCCTTTTCCGGGACCACCAGCTGAAAATGATCCACCTCCCCCCATTAGCATCTGTgagagaaaaatatattaattccTTGTCATCAGATGACATTCCATACAGTAAGAGGCAGCAAAACCATTCCATTACTTATGAATAACTTGATTTgagttatctttttttatttctgaCTAATCATATGGGGTAAAcccaagataaaaaaaaaaggaaaaaaagaagacGACGAAAGCAAATGGTTTAAAGTAATGCAATGTGTATTTCCAGTGCTTTAGACCTAAATCActttaaaccaaaaaaatacaTTAGTATTGACACGATATGATGACCATAATTGTATTTCACGCACTAACtagttcataaatcataatatataaaacGAACCCATTTTGATGcgtatcaaaaattcaaaattactCATTGTAAATTATTATCCAACCACCCCAGCCCaaggttaaaaaaacaaaagtaaagcATCCTGGGAAAGGAATAACGTAATTGGCTCGTCAAGAGCATAGCTGCagtcaataaatatatatataaacaattaaacgTTCAAAGTTGATAAATAACCTGAAGAACGGTCAAGGTCATGGCTTCTTTAACTTTCGACCAGCCACCAGGAAGTTCAAATGCAAGAGCAAAACTAGTACTCTGACAATAGAAGGAAACTAGGTCAATTCATTAGGAGGGGCAGAACACAAATGTTCGAAGGACAAATAATGACAAGAAAGATAAATGTGCAGCTAACGAGACACACCCCTGTATTAGCCATAACACGGTGATCACCTCCAACATATACGGACTTTGGCTCCGCAACCTGAGTACCACCTTGCAAATCAGCAAGTAGAGGCTCTGCATATTTCAACAGTTCCTCGTGGTCAACTCCTGATGCAGCTAGAACCATGCGAGGAGCAGTATAGTTTGCCTAATTAAAGCATTTTTCAGGAGCCAAATCAACATAtaatgaataatattttttaaaattattgaaAGGAACGGAAGCTACTTGCGAGTAAAAAATCACTCATATAGTCATATGGTTAAAGTTCCATGGTATGAAACTCACAGCTACAAATTCCTCCAACACTGTACTGTTTATTCTGTTTAGTAAACCTTCAGAGGCGAGAAGGGGATTCCCAAGTGGACCAGAATATCCAGCTGAATGAATTGCCTCTAACAACAAGCCCTCGGGATTGTTAGCATATTCACCAATTTCAGCCTTCACTTTCTGAATCTGCAACAACAATGCGTCACTTTCAATCAAAAAAATATGCAAAAGATCAAACAGAGATATAGTACCAGATATTCagtaaaaaaaaagagggaGCACCTGTTCTTTAACCTCCCAGTCCAAGAAGGCCTGGTTTCTTACAGAGTCAACAAGTAGCTCTACCATTTGAGGAACATATGTCCTCAGGGCATCACAAGTATAACTCATTTGCTCCCTAGAAGCACAGGCGGTCACATTGCCTCCAATAGCCTCAACTTCCCGCACAAGGCGCAAGTGGCTTCGATTTGTAGTGCTTTTGAAGGCCATTCGTTCTAAAACATGTGTAGCCCCAAATGAGGCTGGTGTTTCATAGATTGAGCCACTATTAACATACAACCCGATAGAAGCGGCAGGGTTCTGTAAAATAAATTAGTATCAATCAACAGCATAAATTTTCTAACATTGAGCAGCTCATATAAGGTTTATTCAATTAACATTATCTTTGAGCTTCATATGAACACAAAAGAAACGTATCCATCTATCTATCAGAATTAAACAATCGGGTCCTGTAAGCCCGTATGGTTTAACGTCACTCTCAAACTGCAACACAAGCTCCTTTTGAACTTGCTGTGTGTCAATGCTGTGATATGCTTATTCACTATTATTCCAGTTCTAATATGTTGAACCTTAATTTAATCATGGTAGTATGGTGTACTAAATGGCCCGCCGTTGGTAAATATGAAAGCATGAAAACATGACTTACTGTTGAAGATTCAGAGGCGATTTTGATTCCATTTGAAAGAGTTGTTATCTTAGTCGTTCCCTGTTCAATGTTATCAGGTAATGAAGGCGGGAGTTCAATGCCCTTAAGAGGGAAATCCAAAGGAGTAGAGGTTGAAGCACTTCCTCCTGTGAACCAGCTAAAGAGACCCCCTGATGACGCCTTGGCTGCAACTGCACTTGAACTTGAAAGCCTTGTTGGCAATTTATTGCTTACATGACCCTGTGCCATTCCCGATGTCAACAGCCATTAGCAATTAGTATATACTAACAACATAAAAAAAGGATGTACAAATAGAATGTTCATAATCGCTGAATTTCATAGCACTCATTAGTTCTCATGTTTGAGGGAAGGTGTTTATAACACACactattaaagatatataaaaatgaagatGTTCCTGATTGCGATATAAAAGCTGTCTTTCATACTTAGAACAATATAACATTAATCAACATGTTCCTCACATGTTAAAACCAGTCTCGTAGTTAACACATAAATGTCTGATATTTCTATTCTAAGGTCAGATTTCTCATCCACCAACAAGTGAAAATGTCAAACTCCCATAAAAAATGAACACTAAGACATAGCAGTACCCAAAATGCAAAAACACAACAATATATGAATCCCACTGCTCCACATGAATGAGAGTCAAAAAGTCCATAAGTTAGACATCCTCATTACACTTTAACTTCGATCATTTACAGTTGAACAGAAACATTGGTGGTCATCTATGAGGTCATACATGTTAGCAACTCAAAGGTCGTAAATTTAATAGTAAATGAGACAGTTCCCCAATATTCTAATGGAGAAAACCAGTTTGAAACTCTTCTTCCATACAACTACCATTATCAGCCTAATCGCTAAATCACACAACCACAACATTTTCTTACAGAAGTATGAAAGAGAGATATTTATTTATGTCCTGCAAATTCTCTCTTACATACACATACTATCGAAGGCATTacaagttatcgaccccgtCCGAATTCTAAAATTAATGACAACCAATCACAAGCTTCAATCCTTACATTTTCCATTCCCCTTATGAATTCGcacttgtttatttatttctagTTTCTACTATAAAATCATTCAGCTGGcaataataatcataaagaTATAAAATACATCAAGATCAGATCTTATTTAAGAaccctaatatacatatataagcaaaatataattagatcaaaacatatatatatatatataccttgagGGTTCTGATTTTGGAGGATGCGGCACGATACATGACAAAGAAAAAATCGATTTACTAATTCACTTTCAACTCAAAAtcgatataaataataaataaagttgtAATAAATAGATTTGGTAATtggtaatagtaataataataataataatttaatttggaTTAAGATAGCTGCTGCCCAGAAGAAGCAAGCAGATTGAGGGGGCAAATTGTGAGAGAACGAATTTTTTTGGGGGGTTCGTACGTGTGAGAATAAGTTTGGTATTCTCAAGTGGCACGTGTGAGATCCGGGCTTTTTCTTTTgggtttttaattattattattattttttttcatggtTGGTTTCCGTCATTATTGTATCTAACGCCTTAGACATGTTATACGAGTATTTACTTAGACTAAACGGAGGAAAGCGTTCGATTGCACTTTTTTCCCCCAGAATGCCCCGGAACCCCCCGGGAACAATGCCCTGAGGGGCGTTCTATGTCAAAAACCAACAGATGACGTGAGAAAATTGACAGAACAAGCTTGGCGTACTTGTGTAGGACCAAAAAAAGTAAGAAACGCCTCATAAGAAGAGGCTTTGCTCCGGAGAGCCTTAtaacataaatcaaaaataatctATTTAGTTATTAATGATTGGATTTTTGACCGGAATGAAATAAAACTAACTAGTTATTAGTGATTAATTTTTTCGATtctgaacaaatatatataagttcattaACCAATAGCATCTTTAAGCTTACCAACAAAATTTATAGAGGAAATAAACTTTTTGTTCATTATTATGCGGTtcaactttttgattttttgcaaGTGTAAATTCATTAACCAATACCATATTTCCATAGTAATGTTGGCCTTTTATTACTCTACTCTAACATTGTGATGGAAAATTTGATAATATTAACATGTGATGGGAAAGTATATTAgagacaaaatgaaaaaagttatgAAGGTAACAATatttatggatttttttaaagaaaaaatacgTTTTAATACCATTTACTAAAATGACaatatcaaatcaaaatatgaatattttaaCTGAAACTAAATCAAATTACTTACTCGTGCATTTTTGTTCAAGGAACCTTAGTCATTATTAGCCTATAAATGATGAAGGGTAATTTAtaattttcacatatatatgaatgaaactATAAGAAGTTCATAAAATTACTTCAATAGCTTCATACTGCCTTCATGTAAAATGAGTCATGTTCACAATGTTTTGACTAAAATTATCTATGCAGGAACCTAAGCATTAGCCAGATAAACCCCAATTATTTACGGAAGACTATATAcaacaagaagaagaataaCACTGTCACGGAAAGATCATCATCAGCAAGCGGCTGGCCGGCCATCCTTTCTTGGATCACTTACAGCGGTAAGCATACCTTTCAAAACCTGTTGATGATCATACCTCAGTTTTCTATTCTCAATCGGTTTCTTTAGCGTTTGGACAATAAGTTGACAGATTGCTCCACCTGCTTTTGGCTCCAACACATGACCCCTTTCTTCCAAGAATCTCATTCTATCATCTGAAAGCTGGATATGATCACCATCAATAACAGTCCAGTTTTCATAGTACACCACATTTGGTATTAACTGCATATACAAAAAGAACATAAATGAGATTGATAGACAAAACAACACAATAAAATGGAAAAGATTGAAAGGGACACAAAATATGGGTTAGACCTTGTGGTAGACTCGTGGGGACTGAACTGCATTTGAAGGGTCCATGCCTAAGATAAAATGGTTGATGAAAACTTGCGCAACTGCTGGAATAATGTACATTCCACCACTGCCTCCGATCACCCCTGCTAACTGTTCATCCTGTAAAATTCCCAACTTTCTGGTCAAACTTAGTCTATGTGACTCACAAAAACTGGATCTTTATGTACGAGTAATATGCTAATGTCAACTGACAATACATACAAGTATCTTTAAGGTCAGATGCAACTCTTAATAGGTTTGAATTGTCAGATGTTGTTTTCTATACCagcattttattttaaagtcaAACATTGAGTCATTCATTTCAACCctttacttataaatgggtcaattcacttgttttttaaagaaagaaaaaaacaagctCAAAAGTAAACAGGGCGAAAAATAAACTACAAGTACATTCTTAGTGCAAACAACTAAAGCTAGCAATTTCTACCCTTTTGTCAAATTTACACGTTTTGACCCGATAACCAATCGATGACCCACCCGTCTTGTCATTTCTACACAGATATAGCTCATCTAACTTTGAAAGGTCAAATCATGAAGAACCGGGATTTCACCTTGAGGACAATAATCGGAGTCATGGATGATAATGGTCTCTTGTTTGGTCTGATAAAGTTTGAAGGTGAAGGAGGAAGGCTATCTGCAGATACTTCAGTTGGAACTGAGAAGTCACCCATCTCGTTATTTAGCACAATGCCTGTAGATTGAGACAAAACCCCACCTCCGAAGGCGTAATTTACGGTCGTTGTCATCGATACCGCATTTctgtcatcatccactatgcaAAAATGACTTGTGCCTTGGTCTAGAAGTTGACTCCACCTGATTCAACAATAACAGATCACCTTGACATCAATTGGCAAATTTTTGGGTAGTAATATGTACAAATCTTCTTGTGTGCGTTAAAACACTCAATTTCACCCAACCTCATTTGACCCAGTATCTTACCAACCTAAATACCCATTTTGCCATCTCtaactttgactttgaaaaaCAACATATTGAAGATCTAATATACCTGGGCATGTAGTATGCCGAAGGGAATGTGGTGTTGTCAAAAATCCGCCCCTGAATGTTCTTTGCGAATGAGGGTGAAAGCATATCAGCTACAGTCTTAGTTACATTTACAAAATCCGGGTCACCCAAATCCATCCGAAGAGCAAACATATGCTTCAAACCTTCAATGAAACGGTGTAAACCCAACGAGCCTTTGGCAGCATTTGAGTTCTCATAGCTTTCTAAAATGTTTGACACCTATGTTTTCACATATGTAGTCATAATCTACGGTGTCAATCTCGACCCATGTACTTACAAATGGATTatttgggttgtgttttatCTCAGGCCGGTGATATATAACTTACTGTTGTACCAATATTGCTTTTGTAAAAATACCCAGTGCATTAACTATTATTAACAATAGTAAAATTATATACCTTAAAAAGAAGTGTATGTGACTCTAGAGAACCCAAACAGGCCCTGTTCAACCCATATTAAGTACTCATTTGACAAGTTACCCAAGCAACACATCTTGACACTTCTAACAATCATGATCAATCCACATCCTTATTAAAGGACATTTAGTAAATTAAGTATCAAAGTTTTTGTGGTAACTTGGTGCTTCCTTTGGTTATCTGCTACTAGAAAACACATTGTTGAGTAGTAGAATTCAACTCAGCAACGTATttataaagaagaaaaacatacCAGAGCTAGACCCAAGGTACCACTTGATGGGGCGGGCATTCCTAGTATAGTGTACCCCATTGTATCTACTGCAAGTGCATCCATAACATCAACACTATAGTTCCTCAAGTCTTCCATTGTCAAGATCCCACCTGCAGCTTGAACATCTTTAACCAGCTTCTCCCCTATCACACCAGCATAAAACGCGTCTGGTCCTTCATTTGCTACAAGTTCTAAGCTCCAGCCGAGCTTCGGGTTGTAGCAAATGTCCCCAGCTTTTAAAAGCTCCCCATCCGGAGCAAACACCTGTTGCAAACCAGGATCCTTATTGATTTTATCAGCATTGCTTGAAATCTTATTGGCAAGATAAGGTGCGACCAAAAACCCATCTTTTGCTAGTTGGATGGCTGGATCAAACAGTCTTTTCCAAGGCAAACGCCCGTATTTTGACCAAGCATTATGAAGCCCAGCTATCTCTCCAGGAACACCCATCGATAATGCTCCTTTATATTTCAAGTCGATATCATTCGCATACATGTCCTGTGAAAtaacaacattattaatattcagcATATACCGTCTCACACTTGACACACTTTGGTTATGTAGCTATGGATATATAGCAAAGAACCAATGTATatgattaaaagaaaataagaaagagAACAAGATTTTAACGCAGACGGTCCACATCATGTGTCACGCCCATTAATTTGTAAGCATTTCTCGTCATAATCGTACCTAGTAACTTATATACTTACAGATTGCTTATACACAAAAATTTCGACCTACATTGTTGTATCATGCATATGTAGCACAAATAAAAAGGATATAACTAAAGAATAACCTCTGAAGCAGCCGAGGGAGCAGTTTCTCTAAAGTCAAATGCTAGTGTTTCTGAGGTATCAGCAGACCGAACCACCATGAAACCGCCACCCCCAATACCACTAGCCATCGGATTCACAACCCCGAGACATAAAGCAGCAGCCACAGCAGCATCAACGGCATGGCCACCTTCTTGAAGAACTGAAGCTCCAATTTCGGAACAACGagcatcatcagcagcaacCACTGCTTCTAGTGATTCCACTACATCACtaacttttactactctttttttaaaccttattataacTCCATCATTTAACCAACTGGAACTTACATCACCACCTCCAAATGTAAGTAAAATAACTGccaaaatagaaaataaaaatccaGCCAAATCAACATACAGTATTGGCATTTTTACTCGTtactagtattttatttaagttttaccCGCTTTATTAGTTTACAACTATGGGCTTAAAGCCCATAAACTGGTGAATTCAATAAACTTACGGGCTTCTTAAATTTTCGGCCTAAGCCCATCAAAACAGCCCAAACACAGAATCTAACCG
The sequence above is drawn from the Erigeron canadensis isolate Cc75 chromosome 4, C_canadensis_v1, whole genome shotgun sequence genome and encodes:
- the LOC122595200 gene encoding mitochondrial-processing peptidase subunit alpha-like, which encodes MYRAASSKIRTLKGHVSNKLPTRLSSSSAVAAKASSGGLFSWFTGGSASTSTPLDFPLKGIELPPSLPDNIEQGTTKITTLSNGIKIASESSTNPAASIGLYVNSGSIYETPASFGATHVLERMAFKSTTNRSHLRLVREVEAIGGNVTACASREQMSYTCDALRTYVPQMVELLVDSVRNQAFLDWEVKEQIQKVKAEIGEYANNPEGLLLEAIHSAGYSGPLGNPLLASEGLLNRINSTVLEEFVAANYTAPRMVLAASGVDHEELLKYAEPLLADLQGGTQVAEPKSVYVGGDHRVMANTGSTSFALAFELPGGWSKVKEAMTLTVLQMLMGGGGSFSAGGPGKGMYSRLYLRVLNQYPEIQSFSAFNAIYNHSALFGIQATTSSNFVSEAIDIAAKELIAVATNGEVNQVQLDRAKQSTKSAILMNLESRMVASEDIGRQILTYGERKPVDQFLKAIDEVSANDITSIAKKLLSSPLTMASHGDVINVPTYDSVSSKFH
- the LOC122598117 gene encoding glutathione hydrolase 3-like; protein product: MMNEHTPLLPEKQNYYYRYNKKCTTTTSSAVLYFIMLLISIFFILLTFGGGDVSSSWLNDGVIIRFKKRVVKVSDVVESLEAVVAADDARCSEIGASVLQEGGHAVDAAVAAALCLGVVNPMASGIGGGGFMVVRSADTSETLAFDFRETAPSAASEDMYANDIDLKYKGALSMGVPGEIAGLHNAWSKYGRLPWKRLFDPAIQLAKDGFLVAPYLANKISSNADKINKDPGLQQVFAPDGELLKAGDICYNPKLGWSLELVANEGPDAFYAGVIGEKLVKDVQAAGGILTMEDLRNYSVDVMDALAVDTMGYTILGMPAPSSGTLGLALVSNILESYENSNAAKGSLGLHRFIEGLKHMFALRMDLGDPDFVNVTKTVADMLSPSFAKNIQGRIFDNTTFPSAYYMPRWSQLLDQGTSHFCIVDDDRNAVSMTTTVNYAFGGGVLSQSTGIVLNNEMGDFSVPTEVSADSLPPSPSNFIRPNKRPLSSMTPIIVLKDEQLAGVIGGSGGMYIIPAVAQVFINHFILGMDPSNAVQSPRVYHKLIPNVVYYENWTVIDGDHIQLSDDRMRFLEERGHVLEPKAGGAICQLIVQTLKKPIENRKLRYDHQQVLKGMLTAVSDPRKDGRPAAC